A genome region from Sceloporus undulatus isolate JIND9_A2432 ecotype Alabama chromosome 1, SceUnd_v1.1, whole genome shotgun sequence includes the following:
- the ZNF804A gene encoding zinc finger protein 804A produces MECYYIVISSAHLSNGHFRNIKGVFRGPLSKNGNKTLDYAEKENTIAKALEDLKANFYCELCDKQYYKHQEFDNHINSYDHAHKQRLKELKQREFARNVASKSRKDERKQEKALQRLHKLAELRKEAACAPGSGPMFRSTTVMVRDNLNEISQHGFIDSTKKEQEFNFALLHSSKTTSNVTSVASLSLANNSKPDIDKLGDPMQGLHGHKVGFSFAFPKKASVKLESSAAAFYEYNDETSAEHGLARRSRFFPGPCNLQVSSDEELALPSEEKTGSMAPLTEKHTDHTESPPVQDSNEPVSKENTTEEVQESKSPASHLKGHNLDDSDNFCINVDSAALPDETFPGVSSGSPGLPTESNRDEQVGVECTGLPVNEECLSQHGGQEENDQNISSDSPTAEAEIRKHSSDGPVPANSEGETIVLPCKQNPQKRPSEPFVPVLNKHGSTVLQWPSEMLIYTNAKPSISYSCNPLCFDFRSSRLNDGLEKNKIQSNMPNSCHNTGPSQGVSLDETDKSVNIDCISNIHIHSSNNGKPAAMDNSLAKSCNSEKNQDEIDVDTSSAIKRQENCHSPPKYIQEGLYASEQQNKSYVKRTHEKWFHKNRKRKRRRKLCHHHYEEVTESNTDISPVPEQQNNCVVDKHQKVPEQCVGENGQGSSILEILDQTPETLGTEKSDSTGNISTSIQDHGNQDPHSIWNPKDDGDCCTNANNLWRKNKPISHRQSIKASLNSGRYSSVYSREFCSWSIRSSSSSPNHKHLGHCPDIKCAKTQPIKRAYNSLTDEPERSHRKRRYHMHSCSSDESSSAQAFFSEENLRQTCNVALPGKPKRKRRRKRIKIHHMFIESVYRDITKKNISIKAPKEASVFSISPKHSMEECTEQTTNPSITDYVNNMEKTKQPLDSQTDPQPEQLLSLENTQALGCLVTENTPYLEEFKCPASPVAEHSILTTPKPRNMLEEGEKHENMGAPEIQAPNKVPSLEINLGQPPPKAYLCHYEVAETIPQEKLNPSSSEWRRCNPGIFNAPSPLPFKEAHINGHAFLTTEQILTPFTLPEHALLLPPENHDKFKDLHPEAYHQIMHQNLLASKMKLAFPAAAIQPSSGPLQPLPLQQPLCSTSITTIHHTVLQQHAAAAAAAAAAAASTFKVLQPHQQFLSQVPALSRTPLPHLSVGPRLCPSGHTAIVGPPQLPFISASVLHPSHLAFPPLPHTLFPSLLSPHPAVIPLQPLF; encoded by the exons AGACTCAAGGAGCTAAAACAGAGGGAGTTTGCACGAAATGTAGCATCTAAATCAAGAAAGGATGAAAGGAAACAAGAGAAAGCCCTTCAACGCTTACACAAGTTAGCGGAACTCAGAAAAGAAGCTGCATG TGCTCCAGGAAGTGGGCCCATGTTCAGATCCACCACAGTTATGGTCCGAGATAATTTGAATGAAATATCTCAACATGGTTTCATTGACTCCACTAAAAAGGAACAGGAATTCAACTTTGCTCTGTTGCACAGCTCAAAGACTACCAGCAATGTTACATCAGTTGCTTCCTTATCACTTGCAAATAACAGTAAGCCAGACATTGACAAGCTGGGGGATCCAATGCAGGGACTCCATGGACACAAAGTGGGCTTCTCTTTTGCATTTCCAAAGAAGGCATCAGTCAAACTTGAATCATCAGCAGCTGCTTTCTATGAATATAATGATGAAACATCAGCTGAACATGGACTTGCCCGAAGAAGTCGTTTCTTTCCTGGGCCTTGCAATCTTCAGGTTTCATCAGATGAAGAACTTGCTCTGCCTTCTGAGGAGAAAACTGGCTCCATGGCTCCACTTACAGAAAAACATACTGACCATACTGAATCTCCCCCAGTACAGGATTCAAATGAACCAGTCAGTAAAGAGAACACAACAGAAGAAGTCCAGGAATCAAAATCCCCTGCTTCTCATTTGAAAGGACACAATCTTGATGATTCAGATAACTTTTGCATTAACGTAGATTCAgcagctttgcctgatgaaaCATTCCCTGGGGTTTCCTCTGGGAGTCCAGGCCTTCCCACAGAAAGCAACAGAGATGAACAAGTGGGTGTTGAATGCACAGGTCTCCCTGTGAATGAGGAATGTTTATCACAGCATGGTGGTCAGGAAGAAAATGATCAGAACATTAGCAGTGATTCACCCACTGCTGAAGCTGAAATTAGAAAACACTCATCTGATGGACCGGTTCCAGCAAATTCTGAAGGGGAAACAATTGTTCTACCTTgtaaacaaaatccacaaaaaagacCTTCCGAGCCATTTGTTCCTGTGCTTAACAAACATGGATCAACTGTTCTTCAGTGGCCATCTGAAATGTTAATTTATACAAACGCAAAGCCATCCATTTCATATAGCTGTAATCCTTTATGTTTTGACTTCAGATCATCTAGACTGAATGATGGCcttgagaaaaataaaatacagtcaaaTATGCCAAATTCTTGCCATAACACTGGACCTAGCCAGGGTGTATCTCTAGATGAAACAGATAAATCAGTGAATATTGATTGTATAAGCAATATCCATATTCACTCATCCAACAATGGAAAACCTGCTGCAATGGATAACTCTTTAGCCAAAAGTTGTAATTCTGAAAAGAACCAAGATGAAATAGATGTGGATACTTCATCGGCAATCAAAAGGCAAGAAAATTGCCACAGCCCCCCAAAATATATACAAGAGGGTTTATATGCCagtgaacaacaaaacaaaagctatgTCAAAAGAACACATGAAAAGTGGTTTCATaaaaacaggaagagaaaaaggaggagaaagctaTGCCACCACCATTATGAGGAAGTGACAGAGTCAAACACTGACATCTCTCCAGTACCTGAACAGCAAAATAACTGTGTTGTTGATAAACATCAGAAGGTTCCGGAACAGTGTGTAGGTGAAAATGGACAGGGAAGTTCCATTCTGGAAATTTTGGACCAAACCCCTGAAACTCTTGGGACTGAGAAGAGTGACTCCACTGGAAACATATCCACATCCATACAGGATCATGGGAATCAAGATCCACACTCAATCTGGAACCCAAAAGATGACGGGGACTGCTGCACAAATGCTAACAATCTATGGAGAAAGAACAAGCCAATTTCTCATAGACAATCAATTAAAGCAAGTTTGAATTCTGGAAGATACAGTTCTGTTTACTCTAGAGAATTTTGCAGCTGGAGTATAAGAAGTTCCAGTAGTAGCCCAAACCATAAACATTTAGGGCACTGCCCTGatataaaatgtgcaaaaacacaaCCCATAAAGAGGGCATATAATTCTCTCACAGATGAACCAGAGAGATCACATAGAAAACGGAGATATCATATGCACTCTTGCTCATCAGATGAAAGTTCCAGTGCACAAGCCTTTTTCTCAGAAGAGAATCTGCGGCAGACATGTAATGTAGCATTACCTGGTAAACCTAAACGGAAACgaaggagaaagagaataaaaattCACCACATGTTTATAGAAAGTGTTTATAGAGACATTACGAAAAAGAACATCAGCATCAAGGCTCCAAAAGAAGCCTCAGTGTTCAGCATTTCTCCCAAACATTCAATGGAAGAATGCACAGAGCAAACAACAAATCCTTCCATCACAGATTATGTAAATAATATGGAAAAAACAAAGCAGCCACTAGACAGCCAAACAGACCCACAGCCTGAACAATTACTTTCATTAGAAAACACCCAAGCTTTAGGGTGTTTGGTTACAGAGAATACTCCCTATCTAGAAGAATTCAAGTGTCCTGCATCTCCTGTTGCTGAACATAGTATTCTGACAACACCCAAACCCAGGAACATGTtggaagagggagaaaaacatgaaaatatgGGTGCTCCTGAAATTCAGGCTCCTAATAAAGTGCCCAGTCTTGAAATAAACCTAGGCCAGCCTCCCCCTAAAGCATATCTGTGCCATTATGAAGTAGCAGAGACTATACCGCAAGAAAAACTGAATCCATCCTCCAGTGAGTGGCGACGGTGTAATCCAGGCATATTTAATGCCCCATCTCCTTTGCCCTTTAAAGAAGCACACATCAACGGACATGCTTTCTTAACCACAGAACAAATACTTACCCCATTCACCTTGCCTGAACATGCACTTCTCTTGCCCCCAGAAAACCATGACAAATTCAAAGATCTACATCCTGAGGCCTACCACCAAATCATGCATCAAAACCTGTTAGCTAGTAAGATGAAGCTTGCTTTTCCTGCAGCTGCAATCCAGCCTTCAAGTGGTCCCCTTCAACCCTTGCCTTTGCAGCAGCCTCTGTGTTCTACCTCCATCACAACGATCCACCACACTGTTTTGCAGCAGCATGCTGCGGCAGCcgcagcagctgctgcagctgCAGCCAGCACCTTTAAGGTCCTTCAGCCTCACCAACAGTTTCTTTCCCAGGTTCCAGCGCTTTCACGAACACCTTTGCCTCATTTGTCAGTTGGGCCAAGACTTTGTCCTTCAGGCCACACAGCCATTGTTGGCCCACCCCAGTTGCCATTCATTTCAGCTTCAGTTCTCCACCCAAGCCATTTGGCTTTCCCCCCTTTAccacacacactctttccttctcttctgtcaCCCCACCCTGCCGTCATTCCTTTGCAGCCTCTGTTTTAG